In Geminocystis sp. NIES-3709, a single genomic region encodes these proteins:
- a CDS encoding VWA domain-containing protein encodes MDLNNPLKVTITLHREFLVADTPDQKLFIMLKLRPTKEVANSRPNTAVSILIDTSGSMYEIVSGNPQPTGNILSIDGNQYREVTGGKSKIDIVIESLHNLIDSGLLNQQDKVCLIQFDDQATILLPLTPATQKQDLKNAIARLKEFSGGTCMGRGMEKALKILQSQFMTSKRAIIFTDGQTFDEFECQELAKKFGENSIPITALGIGEYNEDLLINLGDTTAGRLYHIVEKEAKGTQIPVEKVPETIFEEYQDTINEVINNLAMTVKTVKGVELKRVTKVYPEQAEFPLLHQPYHIGSAIGNDETIFILEFDVDSRASSRVRIAQLGLTYDVPAQNRRGELPPQNIVVQFLAGQSGTADVDQEVMGYVQQRNISSIVDEATRLAETNPELAEQKMETARRLTVRIGNQDMLESLNEGIIELRKTRKISSTTRKTVKMGAKGKTVKMSTTDLDEGLSDDKIREITGT; translated from the coding sequence CCCTTTAAAAGTAACAATTACTCTTCATCGAGAATTTTTAGTGGCGGATACTCCTGATCAAAAACTTTTTATCATGTTAAAATTACGCCCTACAAAAGAAGTAGCGAATAGTCGTCCTAATACTGCTGTTAGTATCTTAATTGACACCAGTGGTTCAATGTATGAAATTGTATCGGGAAATCCTCAACCTACAGGTAATATTCTCTCTATTGATGGCAACCAATATCGAGAGGTAACTGGAGGTAAAAGTAAGATTGATATTGTTATTGAATCTCTTCATAATTTAATCGATTCAGGTTTACTTAATCAACAAGATAAAGTCTGCTTAATTCAGTTTGATGATCAGGCTACTATCCTTCTTCCCTTAACACCGGCTACTCAAAAACAAGACTTAAAAAATGCGATCGCACGGTTGAAAGAATTTAGCGGTGGTACTTGCATGGGGAGAGGTATGGAAAAAGCATTAAAGATATTACAAAGTCAATTCATGACAAGTAAAAGAGCAATTATTTTTACAGATGGCCAAACTTTTGATGAATTTGAGTGTCAAGAATTAGCGAAAAAATTTGGAGAAAATAGTATTCCTATTACAGCTTTGGGCATAGGAGAATATAACGAAGATTTGTTAATAAACTTAGGTGATACAACTGCAGGGCGACTTTATCATATTGTCGAAAAAGAAGCAAAAGGCACACAAATACCAGTAGAGAAAGTACCAGAAACAATATTTGAAGAATATCAAGATACCATCAATGAAGTTATTAATAACCTTGCCATGACTGTCAAAACCGTCAAAGGAGTTGAATTAAAAAGAGTAACAAAAGTATATCCTGAACAAGCAGAATTTCCATTACTACACCAACCCTATCATATTGGTTCAGCAATAGGCAACGATGAAACCATCTTTATTCTTGAGTTTGATGTGGACAGTAGAGCCAGTTCTAGGGTAAGGATAGCACAATTGGGCTTAACCTACGATGTCCCCGCCCAAAATCGTCGAGGAGAATTACCTCCCCAGAATATTGTAGTCCAATTTTTAGCAGGACAGAGTGGAACTGCCGACGTTGATCAAGAAGTAATGGGCTATGTTCAACAACGAAATATTAGCAGTATTGTCGATGAAGCTACACGACTAGCGGAAACTAACCCCGAATTAGCAGAGCAAAAAATGGAAACAGCTCGTCGTCTTACCGTTAGAATTGGTAATCAGGATATGTTGGAATCCCTCAATGAAGGTATTATCGAGTTACGCAAAACCCGTAAAATTTCTTCGACCACTCGTAAAACTGTTAAAATGGGGGCTAAGGGTAAAACAGTAAAAATGTCAACTACTGATTTAGATGAGGGCTTATCTGATGACAAAATTAGAGAAATAACCGGCACTTAA
- a CDS encoding PP2C family serine/threonine-protein phosphatase encodes MQLVTIQTGKTITLDNIEVEIIKYLGVLNNQIHYYQVKVVKAEKLTLNQSLGLLRIGDIESNLSHEIKLRNQLNNYGMISDLWANITLENVIINLSNPEENYFLNLYSDLKVKENSLLTNSQNLEIIDNQEDENKEEKDDELTKDFIINEKDNHHHELKKKKIEDNYLKEDGKIEDDYLEEEYYPEIEVTNQESSTKLLILTPYPPEKNTLTHWLTQSHSDEEKLSLLVILCQGFFYLSQNGWYSLNLSPDYISIETPIKLYDLTCIYPQEIVLNTGLLGNYCPPELSYSKEINQFMSSYVIGSLMYQMFHNNQLPNTQNLTFNLIPRIYQILQISLSPIPEERYSLNQLLQILIETRNALRHKTISWQILKKSILGLSQKRLVNEDSYGIKEQEINQNNIVIAGIADGMGGMVDGELASKLAIQTLLKTPIDFDLNSQESQQKWLIEIFNQANKNINQQVKDGGTTLSVILGINNQLMISHVGDSRIYLITNGEIKQLSEDHSLVNMMLASGQITEEESINHPDRNVLIKSLGSKSVLTSGYVQDLSKNNDKISLILENNDLLILCTDGVWDYFTNQQFLDIFNQENNLDLAINKIITQVLNEGASDNATILVLKCSIESYKF; translated from the coding sequence ATGCAATTAGTCACAATTCAAACGGGAAAAACTATAACTTTAGATAATATTGAAGTAGAAATTATTAAATATTTAGGAGTATTAAATAACCAAATTCACTATTATCAAGTAAAGGTAGTCAAAGCTGAAAAATTAACCTTAAATCAATCCCTCGGATTACTCAGAATAGGTGATATTGAAAGTAATTTGTCTCATGAAATTAAGCTCAGAAATCAACTTAATAATTATGGTATGATTAGCGATTTATGGGCAAATATTACCCTAGAAAATGTCATTATTAATTTATCCAACCCAGAAGAAAATTATTTTCTTAATTTATATTCCGATTTAAAAGTAAAAGAAAATTCACTTTTGACTAATAGTCAAAATTTAGAAATAATAGATAATCAAGAAGATGAAAACAAAGAAGAAAAAGATGATGAATTAACAAAGGATTTTATTATCAATGAAAAAGATAATCATCATCATGAGTTGAAAAAAAAGAAAATAGAAGATAATTATTTAAAAGAAGACGGTAAAATAGAAGACGATTATTTAGAAGAAGAATACTATCCCGAAATTGAAGTTACCAACCAAGAATCATCAACCAAATTATTAATTCTTACTCCTTATCCACCGGAAAAAAATACTCTTACTCACTGGTTAACTCAATCTCATAGTGACGAAGAAAAATTATCTTTGTTAGTCATCCTTTGTCAAGGATTTTTTTATTTATCCCAAAATGGTTGGTATTCTCTTAACTTATCTCCTGATTATATCTCGATCGAAACTCCTATTAAGTTATATGATTTAACTTGTATTTATCCTCAAGAAATAGTATTAAACACAGGGTTACTAGGCAATTATTGCCCACCAGAATTAAGCTACAGTAAAGAGATTAATCAATTTATGAGTAGTTATGTTATTGGTAGCCTAATGTATCAAATGTTTCACAATAATCAGTTACCAAATACTCAAAATTTAACCTTTAATTTAATACCCAGAATTTACCAAATTTTGCAAATTTCTCTATCTCCTATTCCGGAAGAAAGATACTCCCTAAATCAACTATTACAAATCCTAATTGAGACAAGAAATGCTTTAAGACATAAAACAATCTCATGGCAAATTCTGAAAAAATCTATACTAGGTTTATCTCAAAAAAGATTAGTTAATGAAGACAGCTATGGAATTAAAGAGCAAGAAATTAATCAAAATAATATTGTTATAGCAGGAATTGCTGATGGGATGGGAGGAATGGTAGATGGAGAATTAGCCAGTAAATTAGCTATTCAAACTTTATTAAAAACACCTATAGATTTTGATTTAAACAGTCAAGAAAGCCAACAAAAATGGTTAATAGAAATCTTTAATCAAGCTAATAAAAATATTAATCAACAGGTAAAAGATGGAGGTACGACTTTAAGTGTAATTTTAGGAATAAATAATCAATTAATGATTAGTCATGTAGGGGATAGTCGTATTTATTTAATCACAAATGGAGAAATAAAACAGCTCAGTGAAGATCATTCTTTAGTTAATATGATGTTAGCTAGTGGACAAATTACAGAAGAGGAAAGTATCAATCATCCTGATAGAAATGTCTTAATTAAATCTTTGGGTTCAAAATCAGTTTTAACCAGTGGTTATGTGCAGGATTTAAGTAAAAATAATGATAAAATATCTCTCATTTTAGAAAATAATGATCTCTTAATTCTATGCACTGATGGAGTCTGGGATTACTTTACTAATCAACAGTTTTTAGACATATTTAATCAGGAAAATAACCTCGATTTAGCGATTAATAAAATTATCACACAAGTTTTAAATGAAGGTGCATCTGATAATGCTACTATTCTTGTCTTAAAATGTTCTATCGAATCCTATAAATTTTAA
- a CDS encoding protein kinase domain-containing protein: MIQCPACLENNSIGTNNCQICGYSLLEFYTDNDIKKDKNTGGFSPHHLKPNTFLLNGSYQILETLGEGGFGITYKGIYLTSNVTVAIKELWPEKSARVDNNVIWSFNTSPKEKQLQIHKFKLEANNQKKCTHTNIPKIYDCFEENNTAYIVMEFIEGKSLSKILKDDGILSENRVKKYFIQVAETLKVVHQNNFLHRDIKPENIIINNQDNPILIDFGATKEFIDGMTSTMSTTLTQGYAAYEQYSTKGKRFAATDIYALCASMYELLTGKLPIEAPERIKLIYQKKQSDPLISLRQLRPEISSLMENIILIGMRINVEERFQTAEELIKALQGNFLSPFHKKAQDFVNQNNLIEAIKAYQNCLQNEPNNDRAMVELALVQIHINPQEAEITAHQAIKLNPSDGRIYGVLGLIACRQANWQKAVSDLQKASQLASQQSWIKSNLAWGLGKLGKYQEAEKVINEALSLDSNCTFSLGVKAWILAQQGQWKATIPPATQAIFKCKQSNSNKSKQVQEWIYPILILALKQAVITKNAQDVVRKIDDFCQQISNSGYSWGLKGWYFAKENKLNEGMNYLQKAISCADFPHWILINQGIIYEKLNQRDNAINCYSQYEQKFNDNYLVYYRLGMLFALQNQWTKAQNYLEKAVQSNNKLPELYHNLAWVLLSQKKLDNDQIKSIDIINNYRQAIKLYSEQNSLYSTVLKKQLQVIGLKS, encoded by the coding sequence ATGATTCAATGTCCTGCCTGTTTAGAAAATAATTCTATCGGTACAAATAATTGTCAAATTTGTGGTTATTCTCTACTAGAATTTTATACCGATAATGACATAAAAAAAGATAAAAATACTGGTGGTTTTTCTCCTCATCATTTAAAACCAAATACCTTTTTATTAAATGGGAGTTATCAAATATTAGAAACCCTCGGAGAAGGCGGTTTTGGTATTACCTATAAAGGAATTTATTTAACCAGTAATGTTACAGTTGCTATTAAAGAATTGTGGCCCGAAAAATCTGCTAGAGTTGATAATAATGTAATTTGGTCTTTTAATACTTCACCTAAAGAAAAACAATTACAAATTCATAAGTTTAAGTTAGAAGCTAATAATCAAAAAAAGTGTACTCATACTAATATTCCCAAAATTTATGATTGTTTTGAAGAAAATAATACCGCTTATATCGTAATGGAATTTATTGAGGGTAAATCCTTATCAAAAATTTTAAAAGATGACGGCATTTTAAGTGAAAATAGAGTTAAAAAATATTTTATTCAGGTAGCAGAAACATTGAAAGTAGTTCATCAAAATAATTTTTTACATAGAGATATAAAACCAGAAAATATTATTATTAATAATCAAGATAATCCTATTTTAATTGACTTTGGTGCAACTAAAGAATTTATTGATGGGATGACAAGTACTATGAGTACTACTTTAACTCAAGGATATGCAGCCTATGAGCAATATAGCACTAAAGGAAAACGATTTGCTGCAACAGATATTTATGCTTTATGTGCCTCAATGTATGAATTATTAACGGGAAAATTACCAATAGAAGCCCCTGAGAGGATAAAATTAATTTATCAAAAAAAACAATCAGATCCTTTAATTTCTCTTCGTCAATTACGCCCAGAAATTAGCTCTTTAATGGAGAATATTATTTTAATAGGAATGCGTATTAACGTTGAAGAAAGATTCCAAACTGCGGAGGAATTAATTAAGGCTTTACAAGGAAATTTTCTGTCTCCTTTCCATAAAAAAGCACAAGATTTTGTTAATCAAAATAATTTAATAGAAGCCATAAAAGCCTATCAAAATTGTTTACAAAATGAACCGAATAACGATCGAGCGATGGTAGAATTAGCCTTAGTGCAAATTCATATTAACCCTCAAGAAGCCGAAATTACAGCCCATCAGGCAATTAAATTAAATCCCTCCGATGGTAGAATTTACGGAGTTTTAGGCTTAATAGCTTGTCGTCAAGCAAATTGGCAAAAAGCAGTATCGGATTTACAAAAAGCCTCTCAGTTAGCATCACAACAATCATGGATTAAGAGTAATTTAGCTTGGGGGTTAGGTAAGTTAGGTAAATATCAAGAAGCCGAAAAGGTAATTAATGAAGCCTTATCTTTAGATAGTAATTGTACTTTTTCTTTGGGGGTTAAGGCGTGGATTTTAGCACAACAAGGACAATGGAAGGCAACCATTCCCCCCGCTACTCAGGCTATTTTTAAGTGTAAGCAATCTAATAGTAATAAGAGTAAGCAAGTCCAAGAATGGATTTATCCTATACTAATTTTAGCCTTAAAACAGGCAGTTATCACGAAAAATGCTCAAGATGTAGTTAGAAAAATTGATGATTTTTGTCAACAAATCTCTAATAGTGGTTATAGTTGGGGATTAAAAGGATGGTATTTTGCCAAAGAAAATAAGTTAAATGAGGGGATGAATTATTTACAAAAAGCAATTTCTTGTGCTGATTTTCCCCATTGGATTTTAATCAATCAAGGAATTATTTATGAAAAACTAAATCAAAGAGATAATGCCATTAATTGTTATAGTCAATATGAACAAAAATTTAATGATAATTATTTAGTTTACTATCGTTTAGGAATGTTGTTTGCTCTTCAAAATCAATGGACAAAAGCTCAAAATTATTTAGAAAAAGCCGTTCAATCTAATAATAAATTACCAGAATTATATCATAACTTAGCATGGGTTTTACTAAGTCAGAAAAAGTTAGATAATGATCAAATAAAATCTATTGATATAATAAATAACTATCGACAAGCTATAAAATTATATTCCGAGCAAAATTCTCTTTATTCGACTGTGTTGAAAAAACAATTACAAGTTATTGGCTTAAAGTCTTGA
- a CDS encoding VWA domain-containing protein, protein MKKFSVSSIITAFSIPKVSLAFLFFITLISPISAQGKNPKKVDIVRTTVNDDQVTIRVKVTGEGDRPLMGLSHKDFKLEVEGNDIEIERKNWKSPEESEPPPAWIVILLDMSGSMLTPDSSGKTKLEGAMEATTEFLSILAQRGGNTQVSIVPFGEGNKKCEGFKVTKQELDNFLSPNDVKLTNFLSYLASTKPCASTNLYQPLETAIKFLGNPEDSRFYLTEEEQNKGKLEPRLSIILVSDGYHNAPNEAQDFAKLLEQLEDYNNIIVHTLGYGLTPQQLAQKYKLPKPATREDINKGKVSEEEFVDEQRLAEIAKKTGGIAEFSGDAQDIAENLQLFLNALLGEYEITYIDPNPDRGATHKVTVEAISVKSDEKLYTIPVFGRTLPLNIRLLIFFSTLISLGLFGVLPFYFWGKFLKQKTLEE, encoded by the coding sequence ATGAAAAAATTTTCCGTTTCGTCTATTATAACCGCTTTTTCGATCCCCAAGGTTAGTTTAGCTTTTTTATTTTTTATCACCTTAATTAGCCCTATTTCTGCACAGGGAAAAAATCCGAAAAAAGTTGATATTGTTCGCACTACTGTTAATGATGATCAAGTTACTATTCGAGTTAAGGTAACGGGAGAAGGCGATCGACCTTTAATGGGATTATCTCATAAAGATTTCAAGCTAGAAGTAGAGGGAAATGACATTGAGATTGAGCGCAAAAATTGGAAATCCCCCGAAGAATCTGAGCCACCTCCAGCATGGATTGTGATATTGTTAGATATGTCTGGGAGTATGTTAACTCCTGATAGTAGTGGTAAAACGAAGTTAGAAGGGGCGATGGAAGCTACTACTGAGTTTCTCTCAATCTTAGCCCAAAGAGGCGGAAATACTCAAGTTTCGATCGTGCCTTTTGGAGAGGGAAACAAAAAATGTGAAGGGTTCAAAGTCACTAAACAAGAATTAGACAATTTTTTAAGCCCTAATGATGTTAAATTAACTAACTTTTTAAGCTATTTAGCAAGTACAAAACCCTGTGCATCAACTAATCTTTATCAACCCTTAGAAACCGCTATAAAATTTTTAGGAAATCCAGAAGATAGCCGTTTTTATCTCACGGAAGAAGAACAAAATAAAGGAAAATTAGAACCTAGATTATCAATAATTTTAGTCTCAGACGGTTATCATAACGCCCCCAATGAAGCCCAAGATTTTGCCAAATTACTGGAACAATTAGAAGATTATAACAACATAATTGTTCATACATTAGGCTATGGTTTAACTCCTCAACAATTGGCACAAAAATATAAATTACCTAAACCTGCTACCCGTGAAGACATCAATAAAGGAAAAGTGTCAGAGGAAGAATTTGTCGATGAACAAAGATTAGCCGAAATTGCCAAAAAAACAGGAGGAATCGCTGAATTTTCAGGAGATGCTCAAGATATTGCTGAAAATCTCCAATTATTTCTTAATGCCTTATTAGGAGAGTACGAAATTACTTATATTGATCCTAATCCCGATCGAGGAGCAACCCATAAAGTGACAGTAGAAGCTATATCTGTTAAGTCTGATGAAAAACTTTATACAATACCTGTCTTTGGGCGTACACTACCTTTAAATATTCGTTTGTTAATCTTTTTTTCTACCCTAATTAGTTTGGGTTTATTTGGAGTTTTACCCTTCTATTTTTGGGGTAAATTTTTAAAACAAAAAACTCTAGAAGAATGA
- a CDS encoding IS701 family transposase, which yields MKEITSSSMPPCFNRWCEKIDPVLKTKAQKREFRNYLGGLLGDSQRKNITQIAHNNLDITYHKLHHFLTESTWNYDEVNDKRLEIIASCRQTKISRCFSLIIDDSGHRKSGNFTDCVGRQYIGEIGKTDNGNVIVTTHIYDGVRSFPLDVELYEKAENFPEGKDAPQFQKKPDIAFNLIEKCLNRNYCPQIILMDGGYGNNTNLLGKLEKKNLKYIGIIAKNRLVKLVKQDFIESEKTIAEIAKSLPQDSFEKIRIGKNREKTLWVATINIELSALSGIKTVAIVMNADTFENSTDIDYLMTNEIGEKVCGNWIVETYTQRNWIEVFYREIKGWLGLSQYQVRNKRSLMRHFILVFCAYTFIQWHRLTGGLRRQWGNKPLNTFAEALEAFRNAVSFRFFQWLKDNVEVFSLYKASLGFIWA from the coding sequence ATGAAAGAAATTACTTCTTCATCAATGCCCCCATGTTTCAATCGCTGGTGTGAAAAAATAGACCCAGTCTTAAAAACAAAGGCACAAAAACGAGAGTTTAGAAATTATTTGGGCGGTTTATTAGGAGATTCTCAAAGAAAAAATATAACTCAAATTGCCCATAATAATCTTGATATTACTTATCATAAATTACACCATTTCTTAACAGAGTCCACTTGGAATTATGATGAGGTAAATGATAAAAGATTAGAAATTATTGCATCCTGTCGTCAAACAAAAATTAGTCGATGTTTCTCCTTAATTATAGACGATTCAGGTCATCGTAAAAGTGGAAACTTTACTGACTGTGTGGGAAGACAATATATTGGTGAAATTGGCAAAACTGATAATGGTAATGTTATAGTCACTACTCACATTTATGATGGTGTGAGAAGTTTTCCTTTAGACGTTGAATTATATGAAAAAGCCGAAAATTTCCCTGAAGGAAAAGACGCTCCACAATTTCAGAAAAAACCAGACATTGCCTTTAATTTAATTGAAAAATGTTTAAATCGAAATTATTGTCCCCAAATAATTTTAATGGATGGTGGTTATGGAAACAATACTAATTTATTAGGCAAACTAGAAAAAAAGAATTTAAAATATATAGGAATTATTGCTAAAAATAGATTAGTAAAATTGGTAAAACAAGATTTTATCGAGTCTGAAAAAACCATAGCTGAAATAGCAAAATCATTACCCCAAGATAGTTTTGAAAAAATAAGAATAGGAAAAAATCGAGAAAAAACTCTTTGGGTAGCAACGATAAATATTGAATTATCAGCTTTGTCGGGAATAAAAACTGTAGCTATCGTCATGAATGCAGATACTTTTGAAAATTCCACAGATATTGATTATTTAATGACTAATGAAATAGGAGAAAAAGTGTGTGGAAATTGGATAGTAGAAACTTATACACAAAGAAATTGGATAGAAGTATTTTACCGTGAAATCAAGGGATGGTTAGGGTTATCACAATACCAAGTGAGAAATAAAAGAAGTTTAATGAGACATTTTATCTTGGTATTTTGTGCCTACACTTTTATTCAATGGCATCGTTTGACAGGAGGTTTAAGAAGACAATGGGGGAATAAACCGTTAAATACTTTTGCTGAGGCATTGGAAGCGTTTCGTAATGCTGTGTCTTTTCGCTTTTTTCAATGGTTAAAAGACAATGTGGAAGTATTTAGTTTATATAAAGCTAGTTTAGGGTTTATTTGGGCATAA
- a CDS encoding thioesterase family protein, which translates to MPQIHPPQLSPTSSIELDHSFRATTEKWFEYPIIVHPHHTDYAGIVWHGNYLTWMEEARVECLRSIGINYADLVSLGCDLPVIEVNLRYHQSIRMGDHAIVKTRMDQVHGVRIHWDYQITSPDCPLIYVSGRVTLVGIDREKGKIMRQLPPLLKDALVKL; encoded by the coding sequence TTGCCTCAAATACATCCACCTCAATTATCTCCGACTAGCTCCATTGAATTAGATCATAGTTTTCGAGCTACTACGGAAAAATGGTTCGAGTATCCAATTATTGTCCATCCTCATCATACTGACTATGCAGGAATTGTTTGGCATGGTAATTATTTGACATGGATGGAAGAAGCAAGGGTAGAATGTTTAAGATCCATCGGAATCAATTATGCCGATTTAGTTAGTTTGGGTTGTGATTTGCCTGTGATTGAGGTCAATCTGCGCTATCATCAATCTATCAGAATGGGAGATCATGCTATTGTTAAAACCCGAATGGATCAAGTTCACGGAGTAAGAATTCATTGGGATTATCAAATTACTTCACCGGATTGTCCTTTAATTTATGTTAGTGGTAGAGTTACTTTAGTGGGAATCGATCGAGAAAAGGGTAAAATTATGCGACAATTACCACCATTATTGAAAGATGCCCTTGTAAAATTATAA
- a CDS encoding YtxH domain-containing protein encodes MSQEEKNANFMVGLIVGSTIATIATLLFSPRNGQENRKILGKTAQALPEMAQDISSTVQLNTNRLSQSTLKKWDNTLNRLKNAIVAGVEASQNYTKEKEQTMSNK; translated from the coding sequence ATGAGTCAAGAAGAAAAAAACGCTAATTTTATGGTGGGTTTAATTGTGGGTAGTACGATTGCAACAATAGCAACTCTATTGTTTAGTCCTCGTAATGGACAAGAAAATCGTAAAATTTTAGGCAAAACTGCTCAAGCATTACCCGAAATGGCACAGGATATTTCTTCTACTGTTCAATTAAATACTAATCGTCTTTCTCAATCTACCCTAAAAAAATGGGATAATACTCTTAATCGTCTTAAAAATGCGATCGTAGCTGGAGTGGAAGCTAGTCAAAATTATACTAAAGAAAAAGAACAGACTATGAGTAATAAATAA
- a CDS encoding HAD-IIB family hydrolase, with the protein MMNKLLICTDLDRTLIPNGSVPESPQARSLFAEFVSQPHITLTYVTGRDKKLVQNAIEEYQLPLPNFVIADVGSTIYHIENSQWLRIEDWDNNIAIDWQGKNSSDLIPLFEDIKQCQLQEKEKQGLHKLSYYMSLDEDKEIILTKIKSRLENESLKSNLIWSIDEEEKTGLLDILPQSANKYYSIEYLMKSQNFTLENTIFSGDSGNDLDVLISPIKSILVGNASIEVKEKIKSYIETINLTDSIYIAKGEYLTMNGNYSAGILEGIAHYFPRVNY; encoded by the coding sequence ATGATGAATAAACTTTTAATTTGTACTGATTTAGATCGAACTTTAATTCCTAACGGTAGCGTACCTGAATCTCCTCAAGCTAGAAGTTTGTTTGCAGAATTTGTTTCTCAACCTCATATTACTTTAACTTATGTAACGGGTAGAGATAAAAAATTAGTACAAAATGCGATCGAAGAATATCAATTACCATTACCTAATTTTGTTATAGCTGATGTGGGCTCGACTATTTATCATATTGAGAATAGTCAATGGTTGAGGATAGAAGATTGGGATAATAACATAGCGATAGATTGGCAAGGAAAAAACTCCAGTGATTTAATTCCTCTTTTTGAAGATATTAAACAATGTCAATTACAGGAAAAAGAAAAACAAGGATTACATAAATTAAGTTATTATATGTCCCTTGATGAAGATAAAGAAATTATCCTCACTAAAATCAAATCACGATTGGAAAATGAAAGTTTAAAATCTAACTTAATTTGGAGTATAGATGAAGAAGAAAAGACTGGATTATTAGATATTTTACCTCAATCTGCAAATAAATATTATTCGATCGAATATTTGATGAAAAGTCAAAATTTCACCTTAGAAAATACTATTTTTTCAGGAGATAGTGGCAATGATTTAGATGTGTTAATTAGTCCGATTAAATCAATTTTAGTTGGAAATGCTTCTATCGAAGTCAAAGAAAAAATTAAATCTTATATCGAAACAATAAACTTAACAGATTCGATTTACATAGCCAAGGGTGAATATTTAACCATGAATGGCAATTACAGTGCAGGAATTTTGGAAGGAATTGCCCATTATTTTCCAAGGGTGAACTATTAA
- a CDS encoding FIST N-terminal domain-containing protein produces MSNQIQWVNALSTNASLEKAIDEVVTKIQAKLTTQADIGIVFISSAFASDYPRLMPILLEKFPLPCVIGCGGGGIIGMKNDYQPKEVEGNPALSLTVASLPDVEITPFYVKTQDFPDLDSAPDEWWNMIGVSMEKQPNFILLSDSFSTKINELLEGLDFAYPGTIKVGGLASASTMGVGSGLFYFNGQESDRYFFSEGTVGVALNGNIMVESIVAQGCRPIGNIFQVTQGERNIIVEMTDNAGNTDNPLKLLRKLIADLSPEDQELAQYALFIGIARDEFKLQLKAGDFLIRNLVGVDPKYGAIAVGDRIRPGQRIRFHLRDAKASADDLETLLTNYCNDKSDSRSSVGALMFSCMGRGEGLYGKPNFDSQLFLDYVTDIPIAGFFCNGEIGQVGGNTFLHGYTSVFGIFSQP; encoded by the coding sequence ATGTCAAATCAAATTCAGTGGGTTAATGCCTTATCTACCAACGCCTCTCTTGAAAAAGCGATTGATGAAGTCGTCACAAAAATTCAAGCTAAGTTAACAACTCAAGCCGATATAGGTATTGTTTTTATTTCTTCTGCTTTTGCTAGTGATTATCCTCGATTAATGCCCATTTTGTTAGAGAAATTTCCCTTGCCTTGTGTTATTGGTTGTGGAGGAGGAGGAATTATTGGCATGAAAAATGATTATCAACCAAAGGAAGTAGAAGGAAATCCTGCTTTAAGTTTGACTGTTGCTAGTTTACCTGATGTGGAAATTACTCCTTTTTATGTCAAGACACAAGATTTTCCTGATTTAGATAGCGCTCCTGATGAATGGTGGAATATGATTGGGGTAAGTATGGAAAAACAACCTAATTTTATTTTACTATCTGATTCTTTCTCTACGAAAATTAATGAATTATTAGAAGGGTTAGATTTCGCTTATCCCGGCACTATTAAAGTTGGCGGTTTAGCTAGTGCGAGTACTATGGGGGTTGGCAGTGGTTTATTCTATTTTAATGGACAAGAATCTGATCGATACTTTTTTTCTGAAGGTACTGTGGGAGTTGCTTTAAATGGTAATATCATGGTAGAGTCGATCGTAGCTCAGGGTTGTCGTCCTATTGGTAATATTTTTCAAGTTACTCAAGGAGAAAGAAATATTATTGTAGAAATGACAGATAATGCGGGGAATACTGACAACCCTCTAAAATTACTAAGAAAATTAATAGCAGATCTTAGTCCTGAAGATCAAGAATTAGCACAATATGCTCTTTTTATTGGTATTGCTAGAGATGAGTTTAAATTACAACTAAAAGCAGGAGATTTCTTAATCCGCAATCTTGTTGGGGTAGATCCGAAATATGGAGCGATCGCTGTAGGTGACAGAATTCGTCCGGGGCAAAGAATCCGTTTTCATTTAAGAGACGCAAAGGCTTCCGCCGATGATTTAGAAACTTTATTAACCAACTATTGTAACGATAAATCTGACTCTCGTTCTTCTGTGGGCGCATTAATGTTTTCTTGTATGGGTAGGGGAGAAGGTTTATATGGCAAACCGAATTTTGACTCTCAATTATTTCTCGATTATGTCACCGATATTCCCATTGCTGGTTTTTTCTGTAACGGTGAAATTGGACAAGTCGGAGGTAACACTTTCCTACATGGTTATACTTCTGTTTTTGGTATTTTTTCTCAACCTTAA